In Methanothrix sp., a genomic segment contains:
- a CDS encoding BatA domain-containing protein, with the protein MPFSNPLALLGLLGIIPLVIIYLIRPRPREILFSSTQFLREGEARRTAVLSRLITDPLFWIQLLAICSLSLAAAGPYSSGQGPASSHLAVVLDGSASMQASISPAQNIIRPYLDRYEKISIILAKNIPQTVLTGGSPAEARDALQQLQPAAVSADLSSALLQADILLGSSGGDILLVSDFISWIGDDPDVTRNLLQAKGRVGVVFASSYRGGDNLALIEGWNVPGTGYVNHTALIHNYGPARTVPITITGPGGRSSQSALIPQNGDYYLSFTAYPGVNKISLELEDAISWDNQAYVYVPDQAKKNVLYLGDPGPALKALQSLPNVAVMTSGSLPDFDLIVLARNASADGELNRYIDGGRVIYLPSDLESPEYLPVRITGELSGPARLWVRNAAFAGDLHFDEIGIYGYPNAAPRRGTTTVVEANGVPILAFWRLGGGMVIYNGLEMDSDFYLRPEYPIFWYQMVNWMTGVPDIEDSNRKTGEILALGEQSTIQTPSHSLSARTVALDEVGVYRFQGRAVAANMYNPAESSLGRSRDFKEGEFLGVVRDTMVQKDLSPWAMAIAALAIILELLIMRWRRET; encoded by the coding sequence ATGCCCTTCAGCAATCCCCTCGCCCTCCTGGGCCTCCTCGGCATAATCCCTCTGGTGATAATCTATCTCATCCGCCCCCGCCCCAGGGAGATTCTCTTCTCCTCCACCCAGTTCTTGCGGGAGGGAGAGGCCAGGCGCACCGCCGTCCTCAGCCGCCTGATAACCGATCCCCTCTTCTGGATACAGCTTTTGGCCATCTGCTCCCTCTCCCTGGCCGCCGCCGGGCCCTACAGCAGCGGACAGGGCCCGGCAAGCAGCCATCTGGCAGTGGTCCTGGACGGCTCGGCCAGCATGCAGGCCTCAATTTCCCCTGCTCAGAATATCATCCGCCCCTACCTGGATCGCTATGAAAAAATCAGCATCATCCTGGCGAAGAACATCCCCCAGACCGTCCTCACCGGGGGCAGCCCGGCTGAGGCCCGCGATGCCCTCCAGCAGCTTCAGCCGGCTGCCGTCTCCGCCGACCTCTCCAGTGCATTGCTCCAGGCGGACATCCTCCTGGGCTCCAGCGGAGGGGATATCCTCTTGGTCTCGGACTTCATCAGCTGGATAGGAGACGACCCCGATGTCACCCGCAACCTCCTCCAGGCTAAAGGCCGGGTGGGGGTGGTCTTTGCCAGCTCATACCGGGGAGGAGATAACCTGGCCCTGATTGAGGGCTGGAATGTGCCAGGAACAGGTTATGTGAACCATACCGCCCTGATCCACAACTACGGCCCGGCCAGGACTGTGCCCATCACCATCACCGGCCCGGGTGGCAGGAGCAGCCAGTCGGCTCTGATCCCCCAGAACGGCGACTACTACCTCTCCTTCACCGCCTACCCCGGGGTGAATAAGATCTCCTTGGAGCTAGAGGACGCCATCTCCTGGGACAACCAGGCCTATGTCTATGTGCCGGATCAGGCCAAGAAGAATGTCCTCTATCTGGGAGATCCCGGGCCGGCCCTAAAAGCCCTCCAGTCCCTGCCCAATGTAGCTGTTATGACCTCTGGCAGCCTCCCGGACTTCGACCTGATAGTGCTGGCAAGGAATGCCTCAGCCGATGGCGAGCTGAACCGCTACATCGATGGCGGCCGGGTGATATACCTCCCCTCCGATCTTGAGAGCCCGGAGTACCTTCCTGTGAGGATTACAGGAGAGCTCTCCGGGCCCGCCAGGCTATGGGTGAGGAATGCCGCTTTTGCCGGGGACCTGCACTTCGATGAGATCGGCATTTATGGCTATCCCAATGCTGCTCCTCGCCGGGGGACTACCACTGTGGTGGAGGCCAATGGAGTCCCCATCCTCGCCTTCTGGCGGCTGGGCGGGGGGATGGTGATCTACAACGGCCTGGAGATGGACTCCGACTTCTATCTCCGCCCTGAGTACCCCATATTCTGGTATCAGATGGTCAACTGGATGACCGGGGTGCCGGATATAGAGGACTCCAATCGGAAGACGGGGGAGATCCTGGCCCTAGGAGAGCAGTCCACCATCCAGACCCCCAGCCACAGCCTCTCCGCCCGCACTGTTGCCCTGGATGAGGTGGGAGTCTACCGCTTCCAGGGGCGGGCTGTGGCCGCCAATATGTACAATCCGGCTGAGTCCTCCCTGGGCCGGAGCCGGGATTTCAAAGAGGGTGAATTTTTGGGAGTGGTTCGCGATACCATGGTGCAGAAGGATCTATCCCCCTGGGCGATGGCCATTGCCGCCCTGGCCATCATCCTGGAGCTTCTCATCATGCGCTGGAGGAGAGAGACATGA
- a CDS encoding (Fe-S)-binding protein, with translation MVSAMEIYMLLPKTNCKKCGVPTCMAFAVGLLGREKKLEECTPLFEEKKYEAKLAKLKEIVAPLESATETGLIIHPEKCFGCGNCVIACPVNVAAEPTRCGAGLGPEGDRVILRVEDGVVVANNLEECKRFGPNRVLCNACTATCPSKAIEFV, from the coding sequence ATGGTCAGCGCTATGGAGATTTATATGCTATTGCCCAAGACCAACTGTAAGAAGTGCGGGGTTCCCACCTGCATGGCTTTTGCTGTCGGCCTTCTGGGCAGGGAGAAGAAGCTGGAGGAGTGTACTCCTCTATTCGAAGAGAAGAAGTATGAGGCGAAGCTCGCCAAACTGAAGGAGATCGTAGCTCCCCTGGAGAGCGCCACAGAGACCGGTCTGATCATCCATCCGGAGAAGTGCTTTGGCTGCGGCAACTGCGTGATCGCCTGTCCGGTGAACGTGGCCGCCGAGCCCACCAGGTGTGGCGCAGGCCTCGGCCCGGAGGGGGATCGCGTCATCCTCCGGGTGGAGGACGGGGTGGTGGTGGCCAATAACCTGGAGGAATGCAAGCGCTTTGGGCCGAATAGGGTCTTATGCAATGCCTGTACTGCCACCTGCCCGAGCAAGGCCATTGAGTTCGTATGA
- a CDS encoding formylmethanofuran dehydrogenase subunit B, with protein MTEFDYKTCTGCSLLCEDILFPDEDSISHAKNLCRKGLAHYQALFVERTGPLMEGKEASIDQAIEKGAEILRNASAPVIYGWSNCTLEAQMAGLALAEKIGAFVDDPSSHCEGRLMEMLLSGRIPSCTLDDVRHFADTAIFWGSDPSSTQPRHLSRFSYFPRGSKRQKSYEEERTCIVVDVRESSTAKLCPTTTYRVPPGEDLQFLEALLAVLDGKIPKFGDKKRMIELGSIIKKTEYGVIFPGPGMLISLQDKMDRFEDLLRRLNEITTFKVLPVTEQYNSRGFGQLLFERTGRTKAVKFSPSGEAAAGPNLVEAAKEADAILVLGADPLLDLPAGLARAFAAAPLIVIDPRRSLTADLAQVVIPAAISGLEAGGTALRTDGVKISFEPLMKSEQPTDEQILTRIMEAI; from the coding sequence ATGACGGAATTCGATTATAAAACCTGCACCGGCTGCTCGCTTCTATGCGAGGATATCCTCTTTCCAGATGAGGATTCCATCTCCCATGCCAAGAACCTCTGCCGCAAAGGCCTGGCCCATTATCAGGCCCTCTTTGTCGAGAGGACGGGCCCTCTGATGGAGGGGAAGGAGGCATCCATTGATCAAGCGATAGAAAAGGGGGCGGAGATTCTGAGGAATGCCAGCGCGCCGGTGATATACGGCTGGTCCAACTGCACCCTGGAGGCCCAGATGGCCGGGCTCGCACTGGCGGAGAAGATAGGAGCGTTCGTTGATGACCCCTCCAGCCACTGCGAGGGGCGGCTGATGGAGATGCTCCTCTCGGGGAGGATTCCCAGTTGCACCCTGGATGATGTGCGCCACTTCGCCGATACAGCGATATTCTGGGGTTCGGACCCCTCCAGCACCCAGCCCAGGCATCTATCCCGGTTCTCCTACTTTCCCCGCGGATCCAAGAGGCAGAAGAGCTATGAGGAGGAGAGGACCTGTATTGTGGTGGATGTGAGGGAGTCGTCCACTGCCAAGCTCTGCCCCACTACCACCTACCGTGTCCCGCCGGGCGAGGATCTCCAGTTCTTGGAGGCATTGCTGGCCGTCCTGGATGGCAAGATCCCGAAATTCGGTGACAAGAAGAGGATGATTGAGCTGGGCTCCATAATCAAGAAGACCGAGTATGGCGTGATCTTTCCCGGCCCTGGCATGCTCATATCCCTGCAGGATAAGATGGATAGGTTCGAGGATCTCCTCCGCCGGCTGAATGAGATCACCACCTTCAAGGTCCTGCCGGTGACTGAGCAGTACAACTCCCGTGGCTTTGGCCAGCTCCTCTTCGAGCGGACGGGCCGGACGAAGGCTGTCAAGTTCTCCCCTTCAGGAGAGGCAGCGGCGGGTCCGAATCTGGTGGAGGCGGCGAAGGAGGCGGATGCCATACTGGTCCTGGGTGCAGATCCTCTCCTGGATCTGCCGGCAGGGCTGGCCAGGGCTTTTGCTGCTGCCCCCCTCATCGTCATCGATCCCCGCCGCTCTCTGACTGCGGACCTGGCTCAGGTGGTGATTCCCGCTGCCATATCCGGCCTTGAGGCCGGGGGCACTGCCCTGAGAACGGATGGGGTGAAGATCTCCTTTGAGCCCCTGATGAAAAGCGAGCAGCCTACAGATGAACAGATCCTGACCAGGATCATGGAGGCGATTTGA
- a CDS encoding molybdopterin dinucleotide binding domain-containing protein, with protein MAVDVKVVTYRDIFQYEAGKKGVHSEEYLRLSASIILDKQDLASLGIAEGGRVLVESDVNKIVVNATASTDEPHPGLAFMIKSPWSNQLEGDDSCLPGAPGFRGIRARVSPSSEDITQMAQILERLQS; from the coding sequence ATGGCAGTGGATGTGAAGGTGGTCACCTACAGGGATATCTTCCAGTATGAGGCCGGAAAGAAGGGGGTGCACTCTGAGGAGTATCTCCGTCTCAGCGCCAGCATCATACTGGACAAGCAGGACCTGGCCAGTCTGGGGATAGCAGAGGGGGGGAGGGTTCTGGTGGAAAGCGATGTGAATAAGATCGTGGTGAATGCCACAGCCTCCACAGACGAGCCCCATCCCGGCCTGGCGTTCATGATAAAGAGCCCCTGGTCCAATCAACTGGAGGGGGACGACTCCTGCCTGCCCGGCGCCCCTGGATTCCGGGGGATCAGGGCGAGGGTCTCTCCCAGCAGTGAGGACATCACCCAGATGGCCCAAATACTGGAGAGGCTGCAGTCTTAG
- the argF gene encoding ornithine carbamoyltransferase: MNLISIADLGREDVLRLIQSAEAFRARRGQHGQPLAGKSLAAIFEKPSTRTRISLEVAAWELGGHPLYLSAGELQLGRGETIADTARVLSRYVHAITARVYSHSTLLQLAEHAQVPVVNALSDWEHPLQILADLQTMQQSFGSLEGLDIGWIGDGNNVCNSLILASAVMGMNIAVASPPGYSPRERILEEARALGGSPRVVTEPEEAARGADVLVTDTWISMGDEAEEAERLRVFGRYQINSQLLALAGEEAIALHCLPAHRGQEITDEVMDGPRSRVFDEAENRMHTSKAVMAWLMGERQGGGDGPR, from the coding sequence ATGAATCTGATCTCCATTGCCGACCTGGGCAGGGAGGATGTCCTGCGGCTGATCCAGAGCGCCGAGGCCTTTCGGGCCAGGCGCGGCCAGCACGGCCAGCCCCTGGCAGGAAAGAGCCTGGCGGCGATCTTCGAGAAGCCCTCCACCAGGACCCGCATCAGCCTGGAGGTGGCGGCCTGGGAGCTGGGCGGCCATCCCCTCTATCTATCGGCAGGTGAGCTGCAACTGGGCCGGGGGGAGACGATTGCCGATACCGCCCGGGTGCTATCCCGCTATGTGCATGCCATCACCGCCCGGGTCTACTCTCACAGCACTCTGCTCCAACTGGCTGAGCATGCCCAGGTTCCAGTGGTCAATGCCCTCTCCGATTGGGAGCATCCCCTGCAGATCCTGGCCGATCTGCAGACCATGCAGCAGAGCTTCGGATCTCTGGAGGGGCTTGATATCGGCTGGATTGGGGATGGGAACAATGTCTGCAACTCCCTCATTCTGGCCTCGGCCGTCATGGGGATGAATATCGCTGTGGCCTCCCCACCAGGGTACTCTCCCCGGGAGAGGATACTGGAGGAGGCCCGGGCCCTTGGGGGGAGCCCGCGGGTGGTGACTGAGCCGGAGGAGGCGGCCAGGGGGGCGGATGTGCTGGTCACTGACACCTGGATCTCCATGGGGGATGAGGCAGAGGAGGCAGAGCGCCTGCGGGTCTTTGGCCGGTATCAGATCAATAGCCAGCTTTTGGCCCTGGCCGGGGAGGAGGCCATTGCCCTGCACTGCCTGCCCGCCCACCGGGGGCAGGAGATCACTGATGAGGTGATGGATGGGCCCCGGTCGCGGGTCTTCGATGAGGCTGAGAACAGGATGCATACCAGCAAAGCAGTGATGGCCTGGCTGATGGGAGAGAGGCAGGGCGGCGGTGATGGCCCACGATGA
- a CDS encoding lamin tail domain-containing protein has protein sequence MRFLDVSSTGLRVSLIILSLIMGGTAANAQPIVGADAIRIISISPQEQWIEIANQGTGRIDLEGWTLIDQENRTYTFPANVTLKAGSTITVHSRDGINTPSDLFNSSLLWGEIGAATLTDATGRMISRYIYPVEVTSPRSLAATRPLTLPDAFSSGGLNPPFQPMYRSPSAGGWRGSSSRPTANMTGHPFICHGGPLNWAWTSGLG, from the coding sequence ATGAGATTCTTGGATGTAAGCTCAACTGGACTGAGAGTATCATTGATCATCCTCTCCCTCATAATGGGAGGAACGGCTGCAAATGCTCAGCCGATTGTGGGCGCTGATGCCATCAGAATCATAAGCATAAGCCCCCAGGAGCAATGGATTGAGATAGCCAATCAGGGAACCGGCAGGATCGACCTTGAAGGCTGGACGCTCATCGATCAGGAGAACCGAACATATACATTCCCGGCAAATGTCACCCTTAAGGCCGGCTCAACGATCACAGTTCACTCCCGGGATGGCATTAACACGCCCTCAGATCTATTCAACAGCAGCTTGCTTTGGGGCGAGATCGGCGCCGCCACATTGACGGATGCCACCGGCCGCATGATCTCCAGGTACATTTATCCGGTGGAGGTCACCTCCCCCCGGAGCTTGGCCGCTACCAGGCCCCTCACCCTTCCGGATGCCTTCTCCAGCGGCGGATTGAACCCCCCCTTCCAGCCGATGTACAGATCCCCCTCTGCCGGCGGCTGGAGAGGCTCAAGCTCTCGTCCCACAGCGAATATGACCGGCCATCCCTTCATCTGTCACGGCGGCCCCCTCAACTGGGCCTGGACCAGCGGCCTAGGATAG